The sequence below is a genomic window from Pyrobaculum sp. 3827-6.
GAGGAGGGGGGTGGGGTCTGCCTTGGCTAGGTGGGCTACGGTGATGGCGGCTGTTAGGAGTAGCGAGGCTGTCCAGAGCTGGCGGGTGTCCAGCCAGCTACCTTCCTCGCCTCTCTTGGGTAGGCGTATTAACATGGAGGTGATGGCGGATGGTATTGCGTAGAGGTATGCCTTGATGGGGTGGTTGAGGGGGCCGAGGGGCATTTCGGGGGGTATGCTGATCTTCAGCAGGTAGGAGGCTGTGTAGAAGGTCCAGTACCACACTAGTAGGTACTTCCCCGGCTCCCAGCCCTTTACGAGCCAGTAGGTGGCGGCGGTGGCGGCGGCTGATGTGGCTACGGTTTTAAGCAGGGCGTCCCAGAAGGGGTCGGGCGCGAGGCGGTGGGGCCACAGCTGGGTGAGCACGGCGAGGCCTGCGAGGCCCATGGCCACTAGCCTCAGCTCCGCGCCGTACACCACCAGCATTGGGCAATCTGTGTTCCTACTTATAAACCTTATGGTGTCGGCCGCGCCGCGGCTTTTCTGACGTATTCCACCACGTCTTCTACCTCTCTCTCGACCTGGTCCAGCGATCTGCAGCGCGGGAGAGCCCCCTCGGGGTCGAGGCCGCTGTGCTGGAACTGGCCCAGGTCCAGGGCCTTCTCCACGGCCAGCTCCAGCCCCTCGCCTCCTGGGTGCTGGGCCACCTCTTTCATCCCGGTGACGGGCATCATGGCGATTACCAGATCTACCCTAGCCACCCGGCGGCCCCGCCCTCCCCTCGCCGGGGTAGAGGCCGCCGAGCCTTTCCCTTTGTTGAGCCGCCGCGGCCAGGAGGGCCTTCACTGCTTGGAACGCCTCGCTGGCCGCGTTTCTGTACATGCCGTTTTCAAGAAAGCGGAGGGCTAGCTCAGCCTCGTAAACGGCCTCCCTCAGCCTGTCTTCACTATACTTGTCGAGGCTGATCCACGGCTTCGCCGTTGACTCCACGTCTAAGTCCTACAAACTTGTTATATAGCTAACCGCGTTGGGCGAATAGCTGGCCGAGGCGGTGGCGTTGTGGACTGCGTTCTACATGGGGGCGGCGGGCGCCTGCGAGGTGTTGATTTTGGTTGCGCCCTTCGCTGTGTCTGTGTTCTGGAGGCGCGGGGGGTCTTGCGGGGGTGGCTGTGGGGCTTTTCGCTTCCGGCCGCCCGGCGCCGTCTATTTATATGTCTTATTACATGTGTAATTATTATGGCTGTAATAAAACTTTACGGGAGGGAGAGGGAGCTCGCCCTGCTGGGGCGTCTTAAGCCTCCTTTTCTCGCTGTGGTGTATGGCCGGAGGAGGATTGGCAAGACTGCGTTGGTGCTGTCTTTCATCTCGGCGAGGCCCCACCTGTACTTCTTTGTCAACCCGAAGAAGCCCCGGGGGGTGTTGCTGGAGGAGTTTGGGGAGGCGCTGAGGAGGGTTGCGGGGCTCCCGAGCTACGTCCGGTTTGCGGATTGGGAGGAGTTTTTCGACGTGTTGTTCCAGCTTAGGGGGTACGTGGTGGCTTTTGACGAGTTTCAGTGGTTTTTGGAGACGGCGCCTGAGGTGCCCTACATACTGCAGAAGATGTGGGATACGCGTGTGGAGAAGCCCTCGGTTATCCTCACCGGCTCGGTTGTTGGAATGGTGAAGAGGCTTGTGGCGGAAGCGGGGTCTCCCCTCTTCGGCAGGGCGGACCTCGTGCTGGAGCTGGGCGAGCTGGAGCCCCCCGCAGTGTTCCGGTGGCTGGGGGATATGGGTGTGGTGGGGGAGGAGGCTTTCAAGCTCTTTCTCCTATTCGGCGGGGTGCCCTACTACTACCGCCTTGCTCAGCAGTGGGGGGTTAAGACGGCGGAGGATGCCGTGAGGCTTCTCGTGGCTGGCGAGGGCGGCCCCTTGAGGCACGAGGTGGAGTTCGTCCTCGCCGAGTCTCTAGGCCGGGAGTACCGCACACACCTGGCGATTCTAGACGCCGTAGCAGGAGGCGCCACCAAGCTGGAGCAGATAGCCAGCCGCGCCGGTGTGAAGGCCACGTCTCTCCCGCCCTACCTCAACGACCTGGTTAATCTCCTAGGCGTGTTGGAGCGGCGCAGGAGCAAGAGGGTCTATTACGAGATTAGAGATAGGTTCTACGCCTACTGGCTGAGGTCTGTGTATAGACACGGCGACGTGGCGGCGGGGGAGGCCCTGGTGGAGGCCGCGGTTAGGGAGCTGGAGCGTTTCTACCCGTGGGCTTTCGAAGCCGCTGTTAGGCAGATACTGCCCAGGTTCTACCCCGTCAAGAAGGTGTCCAGGGAGGTGGTGCACATCAGAGAGGGGGGTAGGCGCGTCCAGCTGGACGTGGACGCCCTGGGGGTAGACGAGGAGAGGAGGTTCGCGGTGCTTGCCGAGGCTAAGTGGGGCGCCGCGGACCCCCGCGAAATAGTGCCGAAGCTTAGGAAGGCCGCGGAGATGCTCATCCCCCCAGGGTGGACGACGCGGCTGGCCATCTTCGCCAAGTCCTTCACCGCGGAGACGGAAGAGGCAGACCTCATAGACCTCGGGACCATTCTCCAAAACCTCGCCCAGTCCACTCCAAGCGTGTACACTCCTCAAACGTCAAAGCCCCGCGGCGGCTCCGCAGAGCCCGACGTCGTTGGTAGCTCTGAACACGGCGGTGATACGCGACGCAGGGCGAGGCGGCCGGGCTCCGGGGCATAGGAGCTCGGCGCCAGCGTAGGCCCTAGATGCGCCTCGTCTATCCAGGGCGTTTCCAGAGCGTCGCTGAGGCGTGGCGGGCATACTTGTGGGGGCTGTGGTGTGTTCCAGTGTGTTCCGCAAAAGTTTTATTTTTTGTGGATTGTGTTCCACATGATTGAGGTTTTGAGTAGGGAGTACATAGAATCTCTTCGCTATGTGAAGGAGATCCCCAGGTTTTTCAGCTTGCCCGCTGTGGGGCGCGACATCGTGGCCGTCGTGGGGCCGAGGCGCGTGGGGAAGACGCACGTCTTGTTGAAGACCGCGGCCTCGCTTCTCGAGCGGGGTGAGCAGGCGCTGTACATCTCTTTTGAACACCTCTGGACGGCGTCTCTCGACGATAGGAGGCTGGCGGAGGAGGTAAGGCGGGTGTACCCAGCGGGCGAGGTGCACCTATTTCTCGACGAGGTGCAGTCGTGGCCCCACTGGGATTTTAGACTTAGGTGGCTACACGACGTGAAGGACTTCAAGATCTACGTCTCGGGCTCCACCTCCGAGCTCTCCGCCGAGAGGGTGCCCTCGAGGCTTAGGGGTAGGTACGTCTCCCGCCTCCTCCTCCCTCTGTCGTTCTGCGAGGTGGCCTCCGCGGCGAGGCCTGAGACGTTTAGAGAGGTGGGGGCGGCGAGGAGGCTTTTTGAGGAGTACGTCAAGTGGGGCGGCTTCCCGGAGGTTTGGCTCTCCAAGTCGCTGGACAAGGTAAGGGCTCTCGTCGACACGGTCTTCTACCGCGACGTGGTGGAGAGGCGGAGGGTGAGGGACGTGGAGGGGCTCGAGGCGCTGTTCAAGACGGTTTTGGAGAACTACGCAAACCCAGTCACCTGGCGCTCCCTATCCCGGTCGCTGGGGCTTGACGTGAAAACCACCGCGGCGTACGTCAGGTACCTCTCCGAGTGCTACTTTGTCCACGTAGTGGAGCGGTATGGGCCCGCCCGG
It includes:
- a CDS encoding ATP-binding protein; protein product: MIEVLSREYIESLRYVKEIPRFFSLPAVGRDIVAVVGPRRVGKTHVLLKTAASLLERGEQALYISFEHLWTASLDDRRLAEEVRRVYPAGEVHLFLDEVQSWPHWDFRLRWLHDVKDFKIYVSGSTSELSAERVPSRLRGRYVSRLLLPLSFCEVASAARPETFREVGAARRLFEEYVKWGGFPEVWLSKSLDKVRALVDTVFYRDVVERRRVRDVEGLEALFKTVLENYANPVTWRSLSRSLGLDVKTTAAYVRYLSECYFVHVVERYGPARRRARAPRKLYLVDTSFTYLSKAGLDMGRRLENVVYVELLRRAAARGGRIYYVEADGVEVDFAYVEGDTVELYEVAYEPDERHAEKLRKAAKRLGASRSVLISWDSEDYGAVPAWRWLLASCPAAGPPQGGFRNF
- a CDS encoding ATP-binding protein; translation: MAVIKLYGRERELALLGRLKPPFLAVVYGRRRIGKTALVLSFISARPHLYFFVNPKKPRGVLLEEFGEALRRVAGLPSYVRFADWEEFFDVLFQLRGYVVAFDEFQWFLETAPEVPYILQKMWDTRVEKPSVILTGSVVGMVKRLVAEAGSPLFGRADLVLELGELEPPAVFRWLGDMGVVGEEAFKLFLLFGGVPYYYRLAQQWGVKTAEDAVRLLVAGEGGPLRHEVEFVLAESLGREYRTHLAILDAVAGGATKLEQIASRAGVKATSLPPYLNDLVNLLGVLERRRSKRVYYEIRDRFYAYWLRSVYRHGDVAAGEALVEAAVRELERFYPWAFEAAVRQILPRFYPVKKVSREVVHIREGGRRVQLDVDALGVDEERRFAVLAEAKWGAADPREIVPKLRKAAEMLIPPGWTTRLAIFAKSFTAETEEADLIDLGTILQNLAQSTPSVYTPQTSKPRGGSAEPDVVGSSEHGGDTRRRARRPGSGA
- a CDS encoding PaREP1 family protein, which translates into the protein MESTAKPWISLDKYSEDRLREAVYEAELALRFLENGMYRNAASEAFQAVKALLAAAAQQRERLGGLYPGEGRAGPPGG